In the Nitrosopumilus cobalaminigenes genome, GAATCAATGGAAAGCAGATGCAATTCCCAAGAATACTACGGACATTTATGGTGATGATACAGGTAAACAAAACAAATTCATTGTTTACCGTGAATATATGGATGAAATTAGCGTAGAAAGATTACGAGATTTGGTTGATTCTCACTGGAAAGAGTTTGAATAAACTATGCAGTAAATGAAAAAGTATCAGATTTTGTTTCTTTTCCATTATCAACTATAATGGTATATGTTCCAGATTTTTCCCATCCGACACCACCCGCAATAGCCAAGGTTGAAAATCTACCATCACTTTTCAACGATATTTGTTCTGCCCAAACTAATTCATTGTTTTGATTTTCAATTGAAAGGTTTACAGTTCCAGATGTTTCAGATACACCACTTATTGATATTAGATCCTTGTTGGCATATGATGTTAAATCAGTTTCAATAGATAACGAAACTGGAGTTGTGTCTATCGGTGAATCAATTTTTGGAGTACCGATTGTAATGTCACTAAAGGATACTGCAGCTACAACGATTATTATCAAAGCTAAACCCCCAAGACCCATCATAATTTTTTTATTTTTTGATTTAGAGTATGATATTTCTGGTACAGAAGTTTGGAAAGATTGAGTTTGTTGTACAGATTGAGTTTCAGGAATTACAACATCTGGAATTACTGGTTTTTCTTCAGCAGGAGTTGGAGTAAATTCAGGTTTTTTACCCAAATGCTTTTCAGCTAATTTTCTCACATAGTTTCGCTCATAATTGCTAATGACTTCATTACGTTCACAAGCTCTACAGATTTGTTTTAGTATTCGATCGTCTCCAAAATCCTTATCCAAAAGAGCCTTTACATCATCCAGTAATGGATTAGTCATGTGTTTTTTCTCTCAAATTGATTATTTATGAATATATGTCAGAAAGCTATTTTGAATAGATTTTTTGGGCTTGGATAATGACGGTTCGAATGTAATCCTTGGCAGTTGAATCAGTAACACCCATTTGTTTTGCTCTTTGATATAGATCATTTTCTCTTGGATTTGTCAGATAACATTTCAAAAGATAGTTTAGTCTATGAGATCTTTTTTCATCACTTTTCATATTTTATTTTATTTTTTGGTACTAAAAAGGCCAGAGGATTATGACATAACCAATTAGAGGCCATTGTATCATAAAATTTGAATAAAAACATATGATCTTTTTTAAATAATACGAAAAAATGAATGCAAATGAAACGAATTGAGGCAACGGTTCAGGCAACTAAAATTGGTGCAGTCACTGAAGCAATCAGCGAAATTGTAGGTGGATTCACTATTCTGGAAGGAAAAGGTAGGGGTTCTGGAGCTAGACAAGAAATGAGATCTGGTAGAGGAACTGGTACTATTACTGCAGAATACAATGAAGTTGCAACTGTTAGTACAATTGTAGATGACTCAGACGTAGAAAAAATTTCCTCAGCTATTGCTGATGCAGCTTTTACAGGAAAAGGCGGAGATGGAATTATTATCGTATCCAATGTGGATACCGTCTTGAATATAGCATCTAAAAAGAGTGGTTCTGAAGCCCTCTAATCATTTTCTTTTATCAAATCTATATCATTAATTATTGAAAATTAAACTGCTGAGAGGGTGACAACCTCCTCTCAGGGGTGTTATCCCTTTGGGGGACATGTTTTTTGAAGGGATGGTGTAGTATTACAATTTGAGTATAAAAGCAAAGGATTTTGAAGATTATTGTTGACCTTCAATTCCCATTAAGGTTAGTGTTGATCTAATTTTTGGAATTTTTCTTATCTTCCAAGTAATAGTTTCTCGTAGGGCTTCTACTTGACTTGATTCTACTTTGGCCAAAATGTCATATGCACCAAAGGTACCATGTACTTCAACAACACCTTCAATTGATTTTAGTTCTGAGATTACTGCTTCTTCAGAACCAAGCTCACAGTTTATGAGAACATAAGCCGTTGCCAATTATGATTCAACTCCTATTTTCATACTTAAAATGCTCTCTTGAAATATATAAGAATAGTCCGATTTACTTAAAAATTCATTATAAAATTGGTCAGCATCATAAACAAATGTAAAGTAATTTTAAATTTTTTAAAAAACTTCTAAGGAGAGTTATAAGCATCATGCATAATTTTTTCTAATTCCTCAATATCTTTTGTAAAAGTGATTTTTGAACGTAGTTTAGAACCGCCATTCATTCCTTTAGTGAATCGCATAGCTTGACCTTTGATATTGGCAAATTTTATTTGGTATTTATTTGTGAGATGCAAATAATCAAAAAAAGAATTTAGTCTATCTTTGAATGAATATTCCTTGTAAGAATTGGTCTTCAAATAATCATTAATTTGTTCAAATAGAAATGGATTTCCCATTGCACCCCTACCAATCATTACATAATCACAATTTGTTCTATCAATCATGGTTTTAGCTTCTTCAGGTGTAGTGATATCACCATTTCCAACAATTGGAAGGCTAGAAATTTCTTTGAGTTCTTTGATTAATTCCCAATCAGCTTTTCCAGAATAACCCTGGCTAACGGTTCTTGGGTGCAATGTAATCATTTGAATTCCTTCATCTTCAGCAACTTCTGCAATATCTCGAAAAAGGAATTTGCTTGCATCAGTAACTCCTGAACGAATTTTTAGAGTTACAGGTTTTTTTACTGCATTGACAAGAGTGCTAAAAATTTGTTGAGTCAGATTAACTTCTTGTAATAGTGCACCTCCTGCCATTTGTGAAGTTATGTGAGGTGCAGGACAGCCCATATTGTAATCAATTATATCAAAATAAGGTTCTACAATCTTGGCTGCTTTTTCTAAAGCATGAAGTTCAGAACCGAACAATTGAATCGATAATGGACGTTCTTCATCAGAATATTCAATAAATTCTTGAATAGTTTTCATTTTTTCTCTAAGTTGATTTTCTTTAGCAATGATACTGTGAATGTTTGTAAATTCAGTTACTACTAATCCAGCACCCATTTTCTTACATTGTAATCGAAGTGCAGGATCACTTACTCCGGCCATAGGGGCCAAAAATGCTTGACTAGAAAATTTTGGAAGCATGGTGGAACTTTACAAATTGAATATATTTATCATTCAAAAATATGGAAAAATTGTATTAGTTATCTGGACAGCCGTCTTCATCTCTGTCACCATCATAATCCTCAGGGTCAAGAGGACACAAATCTTCATCATTTATGATATCATCTAGATCATCATCATGGACAAATCTTTGTTGTTCTGGAGCAGTATCTGGGCAGCCGTCATGATCATTGTATTTATTCCAGGTTTCTGGATTAGTTGGACATGAATCAATTGAATCATAGTAACCATCACCGTCAGAATCAATTCTTGTTGGAGTAGTAGATTCTGCGGCTAGTACATCAGGACAACCGTCCCAATCAAGATATCCATTAAAGTTTTCTTGTTCATCAATACATGCATCTTTTCTATCATCTATTCCATCACCGTCAGTGTCAGCAAAACTATGGGATGGTATAACAGAACCAGTAGAATCAGGACATCCGTCTTCATCCTGATAGAAATTATAAGTTTCAGGGTCTAATGGACATGCATCAGAAACATCAACAATTCCATCTAGATCAGAATCTAGAGTAAATACAAATTTGTCAGGACATCCGTCTTTATCTTGGAAGCCGTTAAATGTTTCAGGTTGACCAGGGCAGGAATCTAAATTATCTGGAATTCCATCGCCATCAGTATCTGGAGTGCCTTTGTTATCTGCCAAATTATCTGGACAGCCGTCAGTGTCTTGATACCTATTGTAAGTTTCTCTAGCATTAGGACACTGATCTACATTATCAGTAATACCATCAAAATCAGAATCGCCAAACGAGTCATAGGCTATAGTATCAGGGCAACCATCTTCATCTTGGAATCCGTTATATTTTTCAGCTAATGTTGGACATGCATCAAGTATATCTGGAATATAATCATAATCAATATCAGATAAAGCAGATTTTGAAAATCCTTCAATATCTGGACAGCCATCTGTGTCTAAGAAATTATTATAATTTTCTGGCTCATCAATACATGCATCCCATCTATCATCTATTCCATCTCCATCTTTATCTGGAAAAATGTAAGATGACACAATAGAGCCAGTAGCATCTGGACAGCCGTCACCATCTTTGAAAAAGTTGTATGTTTCTGGTTCATTTGGACATGCATCGTTAACATTTAGAATTCCATCCATATCTGAATCTAATTTAGAATCAAAGCTATCTGGACAACCATCAGTATCTAAGAATCCATTAAATGTTTCAGGTTGGTTTGGACAATGATCTAGATTATCAACTATTCCATCACCATCATTGTCTGATGTAAGTTTGTTATCTGGAATTAAATCTGGACAGCCGTCACTGTCAAGATATTTGTTGTAAGTCTCTTTGGAATAAGGACAAGCATCAAATTGATTTAATATTCCATCACCGTCAGTGTCACCAGTTATAGCAAGTTCGATTTCATCTGGACAACCGTCATGGTCTTGGAATTTGTTAAAATTTTCACGTTCTAAAGGACATGCATCAACAGAGTCAAGAATACTATCATAATCTGAATCAATTAATCCATTAGAAGCATTGCCAAGAACATCTATACAGCCGTCCCAATCAAGGTAACCATTATAATTTTCTGGTTCATTAATACATTGATCCCATCTATCATCTATTCCATCACCGTCAATATCTGGGAAAGAATATTGGGAATCAATTGAATCAACATTATCTGGACAACCGTCTGCGTCTTGGAATTTGTTGTAAGTTTCAGGCTCTAGTGGACATGCATCTAAAGCATCAGAAATACCATCTCGGTCAGAATCTCTTAAAGTAAAAGCATCATCTGGGCAACCATCTTTGTCGTCAATACCATTGAAAGTTTCAGCTCGACTAGGACACAAATCCATAAAATCAGGATAGCCATCACCGTCAGTGTCAATAATACCTTTTGGAGTATTAGGTGATAAATCTGGACAACCGTCATCATCTTGGAATTTGTTGTAAGTTTCTTTCACAGTGGGACAATTATCAAGATGATCTTGAATTCCATCATAATCAGCATCATACCATGGAACAAAGTCTGCCGGACAACCATCAATATTGTTACCATATTGTGGGTCATAATCTTCTAAAAGATGAGGACAAAAATCAAGAGCATTTGGAACACCGTCACCGTCAGAATCAATATCTTCAGCTGCAAAAACATTACCTGGCATCATGCCAATTGTGGATGTAAGTAAAAGTAAAAATCCTAAAAGATATTGTTTTTTCATGCTCTATGACTCCGCTATTATCAAGTATTTATTAAGTCTCACGTTGTAAGAGTTCTTCAAAAGTTAGAAATCAAGGAAACGGAGTTAGTTATCTGGGCAGCCGTCTAAATCTCTGTCACCATCATAATCCTCAGGGTCAAACGGACATAGATCTTCATCATTAATGATACCGTCTAGATCATCATCATGGACAAATCTTTGTTGTTCTGGAGCAGTATCTGGACAACCATCACTGTCAAGATATTTGTTCCAAGTTTCAGGACTAGTTGGACATGAATCAAGTATGTCAGGATATCCGTCACGATCAGAATCAGCATATTGTGGAGTAGTTGATTCAGCACCAGGAATGTCTGGACAACCGTCATGGTCTAAATAATCATTATAATTTTCTGGCTCATCAATACATGAATCCCATCTATCTTGAATACCATCACCGTCAGTATCTGGGAAGGTGTATTGTGGGTTTACAGAGTCAGTTGAGTCTGGACAACCGTCACTGTCAAGATATTTGTTGTAAGTTTCAGGCTCTAGCGGACATGCATCTACAATATCTGGAATTCCATCACCGTCAGTGTCAATTTTTGAAGATTGTTTATCTGGACAACCGTCTGCGTCTTGGAATCCGTTAAATGTTTCAGGTTGATTTGGACATAAATCTACAATATCTGGAATTCCATCACCGTCAGTGTCAGAAGTAAGTCTATTGTCTGCTATGTAATCCGGACAACCGTCATGGTCTTGGAATTTGTTGTAAGTTTCTTTTGCTAACGGACATAAATCTAAATCATCATAAATTCCATCACCATCAGTGTCAACTACTGCATTATAATCAACACTATCTGGACAGCCGTCTTCATCTTGGAATTTGTTATATCTTTCAGCTAAAGTTGGGCATTGATCTAAATGATCTGCAATACCATCATAATCAGCATCCAACATATCACCAGCTGTTGTACCAGGAATGTCTGGACAACCGTCATGGTCTAAATAATCATTATAATTTTCTGGCTCATCAATACATGAATCCCATCTATCTTCAATGCCATCACCGTCAGTGTCTGGGAATGTATACATAGAATCAATTGACATAACATTATCTGGACAACCGTCTGTGTCTTGGAATTTATTGTAAGTTTCAGGTTCTAGTGGACATGCATCTAGAGTATCAGAAATACCATCTCTGTCTATATCAGACATTAAACTTTTATCTGGACAGCCGTCACCATCTTGGAATCCGTTAAATGTTTCAGGTTGGTTTGGACATAAATCTAAATTATCAATTATTCCATCACCGTCAGTATCAAATGCAAATTTGTTGTCAGCAACATAATCTGGGCAGCCGTCTGTGTCTTGGAATTTGTTGTAAGTTTCAGGACTAAAAGGACAAGAATCATTATGATCTGCAATACCATCACCATCAGCATCACCAGTAATCATTAACTGTAAAACATCTGGACAACCGTCTGTGTCTTGGAATTTGTTGTAATTTTCACGATCTAGCGGACATTCATCTACATCATCTGGGATACCATCGTAATCAGCATCAGGAGCCTCCAAAGAGGTAACACCAGGAATGTCTGGACAACCGTCATGGTCTAAATAATCATTATAATTTTCTGGCTCATCAATACATGAATCCCATCTATCTTCAATGCCATCACCGTCAGTGTCTGGGAAGGTGTATTGTGGGTTTACAGAGTCAGTTGAGTCTGGACAACCGTCACTGTCAAGATATTTGTTGTAAGTTTCAGGCTCTAGCGGACATGCATCTAAAGTATCAGAAATACCATCTCTGTCAGAATCCTTTGAAGTCATTGTATCATCAGGGCAACCATCTTTGTCATCAATGCCATTGAAAGTTTCTGGTTGGTTTGGACAAGAATCCATAAAATCAGGATAGCCATCACCGTCAGTGTCAGCAATACCTTTTGGAGCATTAGGTGATAAATCTGGACAACCGTCATCGTCTTGGAATTTGTTGTAAGTTTCTTTCACAGTAGGACAATTATCAACATGGTCTTGAATTCCATCATAATCAGCATCGTACCATGGAACAAAATCTGCCGGACAACCATCAATATTGTTACCATATTGTGGGTCATAATCTTCTAAAAGATGAGGACATTGATCTAGACTGTTTGGAACACCATCACCGTCAGAATCAATAGACTCAGCTGCAAAGACATTGCCTGGCATCATGCCAATTGTGGATGTAAGTAAAAGTAAAAATCCTAAAAGATATTGTTTTTTCATTCTTAGATACTCCTAAGGGTCAGGACATCCATCAGTATCTCGGTCATTGTCATAATCCTCAGGTTCTAGAGGACACATGTCATTTTCATTTATTATTCCATCCAAATCAGCATCATGTTTGTAACGTGATTGTTCTGGTGCAATATCTGGACAACCGTCATGGTCTTGGTATTTATTGTAAGTTTCTTTTGAGGTACCACATGCATCTACATCATCATATATGCCATCCCCATCAGTGTCAACTCTAACATTTCCAGTTGGCAATATGTCAGGGCAACCGTCATAATCTACATACTTATTCCAAACTTCATTTTGATTTGGACACATATCCATTACATCAGGTACGCCATCACCATCTGAATCTGGTTGTGTATTATCAGTATCAGGGCAACCGTCGTCATCTTGGAAACCATTATAATTTTCAGCAACTAGAGGGCAATCATCATAAACATCGTTTATGCCATCATTATCAGAATCAATTACAAATGATTTTGATACTGAATCAGGGCAACCGTCGTCATCTTGGAATTTATTGTAAGTTTCTTTAGCAGTTGGACATGCATCGATTCCATCTGGAATTCCATCCATATCTCTATCATTCTTTAAGATATACTCATCAGGACAACCATCTCTATCTAGTATACCATTGAAAGTTTCTGGTTGATTTGGACAATGATCATCGTAATCATTGATTCCATCACCATCTGAATCTGGAGTACCCTTGTTGTCTGCTACATTATCAGGGCAACCGTCCAAGTCTTGGAATTTATTATAAGTTTCAGGAACAAGTGGACATTGATCATTTTCATCAATTATTCCATCAAAATCAGTATCCAATTTGGTAATAAAGTCAGGATAATCAGGACAACCATCGTCATCTTGGAAGCCATTGTATCTTTCCCTATCAAGAGGACATTGATCAACTGAATCTAATATACCATCAAAGTCAGAATCAGCCCCAGTTGGACTATCAGGACAACCGTCGTGATCAAGATAACGATTCCATGTTTCAGAAGCATCTGGGCATTGATCTAATGAGTCTCTAATCCCATCACCATCTGAATCTAAAACAGAAACATCAGGACAACCGTCGTGATCAAGATAACCATTTACAGTTTCAGCAGCAAGAGGGCATTTATCATTTAAATCAGAAATTCCATCACCATCATAATCTTGTCCAATTACTCCAGATACACTATCAGGACAACCATCAAAGTCATTAATTCCATTGTAAGTTTCTTTAGCTGTAGGACATTGATCCAAATTATCTGGAACTCCATCTCTATCTCTATCACCAGCGCCATAAGAATCTGGACAACCGTCTCTATCAAATACACCATTGAAAGTTTCTGGTTGATTAGGACACAAATCAGCAAAATCATTAATTCCATCACCGTCAGTATCAGGAACTCCTTTATCAGAACCTACAAAGTCAGGACAACCATCCAAGTCTTGGAATCTATTGTAAGTTTCTTTTACTTCAGGACATTGATCAATACTATTTGGAATTCCATCTAGATCAGAATCAACATCACTAGAATATGGTGGAATATCTGGACAACCATCGTCATCTTGGAAACCATTGTATCTTTCTGGATCTAATGGACAAGCATCATTAGCATCCATTATTCTATCACCATCAGCATCATTTAGTGTACCATCAAAAGATGGAGATGCATCTGGACAACCATCATAATCTGCAAATCGATTAAATGTTTCAGGATCATTAGGACATATATCAAATTGATCAGCTATGCCATCACCATCTTTATCATTAAATGAAGTATCTAATGCAACATCGGGACAACCATCAGTGTCTCTATAACCATTATACACTTCTGGTTCATTAATACACAAATCAATTTTATCTGGAATTCCATCATTATCAGTATCTACAAAACTAGAAGTGTTAATTGCATCTGGACAACCGTCTTCATCTTGGAATCTATTGTAAGTTTCAGCACTTAATGGACATTCATCAGCAAAATCTGGAACTCCATCTCTATCTCTATCACCAGCGCCATAAGAATCTGGACAACCGTCTCTATCGAGTACACCATTGAAAGTTTCTGGTTGATTAGGACACAAGTCAACTAAATCAATGAACCCATCACCATCGGAGTCAGGTGCGCCGCCGGCTCCAGCTCCAGGTAGAGTATCTGGACAACCGTCTTCATCTTGGAATTTATTGTAATGTTCTTTAAGATTTGGACATTGATCAATATGATCTTCTATACCATCATAATCTTCATCATACCAAGGGACAAAATTTGATGGGCAACCATCTACTGTTCCCTCATAATCTTCTTGTAAATTAGGACATGCATCCATAGAATCATCAACACCGTCTTTGTCTAAGTCATCAGCGGCATAAATTGGGTTAATAGGCATACTAGTTAATGTGGCTACAAGTAAGAACAGAAATGCTAAAGAGTGTATTTTTTTCAAAGCCTAAAAATACGTCGAGGATCCAGTTATTAAACCTCACTCTGAAATCGACTAAAAATTCGAATAGTTTTGGGTAAAGATTCCATGTTGGACAAAAATCTCGATCAATTTAAGTAAACCAGAACACGATCTGAACTCATGAGTTGTTCAGGGGAAACTGTCGAAGAAGAAGAGCAACTACTACAGATCAAACCAGTAATTTCTGCACAATTAAAAAAAGCAAAGTATGGCATAGCTGATCACTCAACAGTGGGACTTTGTCATTGGACAAAAAAATCATTCAAGCATGAAGGCAGTTGCTACAAACACAAGTTTTATGGAATTTCAACTCACAGATGCATGGAGTTTTCTCCGGCTGGAATGTATTGTGAAAATAGATGTGTGTATTGTTGGAGACCTATGGAATTTTATGATTCAATGAAAATGGAACCAGAACAAGTTGCAGAACCAAAACAAATTCTAACAAAGCTAATGGGTGAAAGAAAAAAATTGATCAATGGATTTTATGGAGATTCAAGAAATGATAAACAAAGATTAGATGAATCACTATTGCCTGCACATTATGCAATTTCACTTTCAGGTGAACCAACAATGTATCCAAAACTTCCAGAATTGATTAAATATCTTAATTCACTTGAAGCAACAAAATCAGTTTTTCTTGTTACAAATGGACAAGAACCAGATATGATTCAAAAGTTACAAGATGAAGATGCATTACCAACACAATTGTATCTTTCAACAAATGCTGCAGACTATGAATCATTTATGAGAATAAACAAGCCAAAATATGACGACTCATGGGAAAGATGGAATAGAACACTTGACATGTTAAAGGATTTGGATACAAGAACTGTATTGAGAATTACTTTGATTAGAGATTATAATGATCAAAAAGAATCAATCCCATTATTTGCAGAAATGTTCAGAAAAGCAAGTCCACATTTTATTGAAATTAAATCATATATGCACATTGGACGTTCAACTAATAGACTAGAGCACGAAAATATGCTAGAAATGGAAGAAGTGAAAAAATTTAGTGAAGAAATTGCAAAGCAGAGTAAAATATTTTCTATGATGGATGAAAGTATTGTATCAAGAATTTCAATATTACAAAATAATGAACGGTTTATTGATCGTTACATTCCTACTTATTCAAATACCATTTAGAAAATTTTTTTAGTGCTTTGTATCTATGAGATAATTCATTTTTATTATTCAGTTCAGCAAAAGTTTTCTTAAAATTATTTGGAATAAAAATAGGATCATATCCCCAACCTTTTCCTCTTTGGGTTTTAGATATAGTACCATTTTGTTTCCCATCAAAAGATTCCAAAAGTGTTTTGTCACAATAAGTAACGATTGAAAGAAATTTCGCCTTTCGATTATTTTTTATTAAATTAATAATTCCTTTGTTACCTATTGTTTTGAAAACATAGGATGAATATGGACCTGGAAAACCATCTAGAGAATCAACGAATAAACCATCATCTTCAATTATGATAGGTTTTTTGAATTTAGAAAAAGCATCTCTTGCTTTTACTATTGCTATGTCATGAAGTGAATTTGATTGAATTTCTTCTAAATCAGATTTTAAAAAACCAAGATTTATTCCAAAAGAATCTAAAATTTTTTTCGCTTCCTGATATTTGTGATTATTAGATGAAACAAAAAATAGATCAAACGACTTGTGCATATCTACCACGACTCTCTATATCTGAAACTAGTTTAGTAATTTTGGCATAATAGGCACTTCCAACGATGGATTGGTAACCATTAAGGAAATTTTTCCAAGAAGAAACCATGATTTTTGCATGTGCACTGTTGAGAATCTCTTTTATCAATCTTAAATCAACAGCATGATCTTCGGGTTTTATTGAAATTTGAGATAAACCAAAATCAATTACATAAACTCTGTTTTGAAACAAAATAAAGTTTGAAGTTGTTAAATCACCATGCATAACTCCATTCTTGTGTAATGTGCCTACTAATTTTCCAATATCTTTTGATAGTTTGATGATTTTTGATTCAGATAAATCATGTATAGGAGTTCCAGGAATTTCTTGCATTGTAATAGAAGTATTTTCTAAATTCACAAAGTAAACAAGAGGCGCATTGATGCCATACGACTTTACAAGAGATAACATTTGAGATTCTTTAATTGTTCTCTGTTTACGAATTTTGGAATCTAGTAAAGGATTTCTATATTTTTTGGCTTTTCTGATTTTCAATATTGCCTTTGAATTTTGCCAATTTGTTTGATATAGATCTGCTTCAGCACCTTTTTTGACTAATTTCATTAACATTATATCCAGAAGAATTCAATAAAAATTAATCATGGACGAGGGAGAGAAAAGAATCAAACAAGAAGATTGTAGTGAGGATAAATTAGGAGCAGGAATTTTAACATTAACAAATAAGAGATTAGCATTTGATAAAACAAATGCAAGAATT is a window encoding:
- a CDS encoding P-II family nitrogen regulator, whose protein sequence is MKRIEATVQATKIGAVTEAISEIVGGFTILEGKGRGSGARQEMRSGRGTGTITAEYNEVATVSTIVDDSDVEKISSAIADAAFTGKGGDGIIIVSNVDTVLNIASKKSGSEAL
- a CDS encoding Lrp/AsnC family transcriptional regulator, with the protein product MATAYVLINCELGSEEAVISELKSIEGVVEVHGTFGAYDILAKVESSQVEALRETITWKIRKIPKIRSTLTLMGIEGQQ
- the dusB gene encoding tRNA dihydrouridine synthase DusB, coding for MLPKFSSQAFLAPMAGVSDPALRLQCKKMGAGLVVTEFTNIHSIIAKENQLREKMKTIQEFIEYSDEERPLSIQLFGSELHALEKAAKIVEPYFDIIDYNMGCPAPHITSQMAGGALLQEVNLTQQIFSTLVNAVKKPVTLKIRSGVTDASKFLFRDIAEVAEDEGIQMITLHPRTVSQGYSGKADWELIKELKEISSLPIVGNGDITTPEEAKTMIDRTNCDYVMIGRGAMGNPFLFEQINDYLKTNSYKEYSFKDRLNSFFDYLHLTNKYQIKFANIKGQAMRFTKGMNGGSKLRSKITFTKDIEELEKIMHDAYNSP
- a CDS encoding thrombospondin type 3 repeat-containing protein, coding for MKKQYLLGFLLLLTSTIGMMPGNVFAAEDIDSDGDGVPNALDFCPHLLEDYDPQYGNNIDGCPADFVPWYDADYDGIQDHLDNCPTVKETYNKFQDDDGCPDLSPNTPKGIIDTDGDGYPDFMDLCPSRAETFNGIDDKDGCPDDAFTLRDSDRDGISDALDACPLEPETYNKFQDADGCPDNVDSIDSQYSFPDIDGDGIDDRWDQCINEPENYNGYLDWDGCIDVLGNASNGLIDSDYDSILDSVDACPLERENFNKFQDHDGCPDEIELAITGDTDGDGILNQFDACPYSKETYNKYLDSDGCPDLIPDNKLTSDNDGDGIVDNLDHCPNQPETFNGFLDTDGCPDSFDSKLDSDMDGILNVNDACPNEPETYNFFKDGDGCPDATGSIVSSYIFPDKDGDGIDDRWDACIDEPENYNNFLDTDGCPDIEGFSKSALSDIDYDYIPDILDACPTLAEKYNGFQDEDGCPDTIAYDSFGDSDFDGITDNVDQCPNARETYNRYQDTDGCPDNLADNKGTPDTDGDGIPDNLDSCPGQPETFNGFQDKDGCPDKFVFTLDSDLDGIVDVSDACPLDPETYNFYQDEDGCPDSTGSVIPSHSFADTDGDGIDDRKDACIDEQENFNGYLDWDGCPDVLAAESTTPTRIDSDGDGYYDSIDSCPTNPETWNKYNDHDGCPDTAPEQQRFVHDDDLDDIINDEDLCPLDPEDYDGDRDEDGCPDN
- a CDS encoding thrombospondin type 3 repeat-containing protein gives rise to the protein MKKQYLLGFLLLLTSTIGMMPGNVFAAESIDSDGDGVPNSLDQCPHLLEDYDPQYGNNIDGCPADFVPWYDADYDGIQDHVDNCPTVKETYNKFQDDDGCPDLSPNAPKGIADTDGDGYPDFMDSCPNQPETFNGIDDKDGCPDDTMTSKDSDRDGISDTLDACPLEPETYNKYLDSDGCPDSTDSVNPQYTFPDTDGDGIEDRWDSCIDEPENYNDYLDHDGCPDIPGVTSLEAPDADYDGIPDDVDECPLDRENYNKFQDTDGCPDVLQLMITGDADGDGIADHNDSCPFSPETYNKFQDTDGCPDYVADNKFAFDTDGDGIIDNLDLCPNQPETFNGFQDGDGCPDKSLMSDIDRDGISDTLDACPLEPETYNKFQDTDGCPDNVMSIDSMYTFPDTDGDGIEDRWDSCIDEPENYNDYLDHDGCPDIPGTTAGDMLDADYDGIADHLDQCPTLAERYNKFQDEDGCPDSVDYNAVVDTDGDGIYDDLDLCPLAKETYNKFQDHDGCPDYIADNRLTSDTDGDGIPDIVDLCPNQPETFNGFQDADGCPDKQSSKIDTDGDGIPDIVDACPLEPETYNKYLDSDGCPDSTDSVNPQYTFPDTDGDGIQDRWDSCIDEPENYNDYLDHDGCPDIPGAESTTPQYADSDRDGYPDILDSCPTSPETWNKYLDSDGCPDTAPEQQRFVHDDDLDGIINDEDLCPFDPEDYDGDRDLDGCPDN
- a CDS encoding thrombospondin type 3 repeat-containing protein encodes the protein MPINPIYAADDLDKDGVDDSMDACPNLQEDYEGTVDGCPSNFVPWYDEDYDGIEDHIDQCPNLKEHYNKFQDEDGCPDTLPGAGAGGAPDSDGDGFIDLVDLCPNQPETFNGVLDRDGCPDSYGAGDRDRDGVPDFADECPLSAETYNRFQDEDGCPDAINTSSFVDTDNDGIPDKIDLCINEPEVYNGYRDTDGCPDVALDTSFNDKDGDGIADQFDICPNDPETFNRFADYDGCPDASPSFDGTLNDADGDRIMDANDACPLDPERYNGFQDDDGCPDIPPYSSDVDSDLDGIPNSIDQCPEVKETYNRFQDLDGCPDFVGSDKGVPDTDGDGINDFADLCPNQPETFNGVFDRDGCPDSYGAGDRDRDGVPDNLDQCPTAKETYNGINDFDGCPDSVSGVIGQDYDGDGISDLNDKCPLAAETVNGYLDHDGCPDVSVLDSDGDGIRDSLDQCPDASETWNRYLDHDGCPDSPTGADSDFDGILDSVDQCPLDRERYNGFQDDDGCPDYPDFITKLDTDFDGIIDENDQCPLVPETYNKFQDLDGCPDNVADNKGTPDSDGDGINDYDDHCPNQPETFNGILDRDGCPDEYILKNDRDMDGIPDGIDACPTAKETYNKFQDDDGCPDSVSKSFVIDSDNDGINDVYDDCPLVAENYNGFQDDDGCPDTDNTQPDSDGDGVPDVMDMCPNQNEVWNKYVDYDGCPDILPTGNVRVDTDGDGIYDDVDACGTSKETYNKYQDHDGCPDIAPEQSRYKHDADLDGIINENDMCPLEPEDYDNDRDTDGCPDP
- the twy1 gene encoding 4-demethylwyosine synthase TYW1, whose amino-acid sequence is MSCSGETVEEEEQLLQIKPVISAQLKKAKYGIADHSTVGLCHWTKKSFKHEGSCYKHKFYGISTHRCMEFSPAGMYCENRCVYCWRPMEFYDSMKMEPEQVAEPKQILTKLMGERKKLINGFYGDSRNDKQRLDESLLPAHYAISLSGEPTMYPKLPELIKYLNSLEATKSVFLVTNGQEPDMIQKLQDEDALPTQLYLSTNAADYESFMRINKPKYDDSWERWNRTLDMLKDLDTRTVLRITLIRDYNDQKESIPLFAEMFRKASPHFIEIKSYMHIGRSTNRLEHENMLEMEEVKKFSEEIAKQSKIFSMMDESIVSRISILQNNERFIDRYIPTYSNTI